DNA sequence from the Deinococcus multiflagellatus genome:
CGCGGCCCTGGGCATGCGTCCCCTGGCCGAGGCCCTGGGCGTGCGTCCCAGCAGCCTGTACCGCCATGTGGGCAGCCGCGAGGCCCTGCTGACCACCCTGGCCGAACAGGCGGCCAGCGCCCTGCGCACCGAATTGACGGCGGCGGCCGGGTTGCCCCCCCGCGCGGCGTTGGCGGCCGTGGCGCAGGCCTACTGGCACTTTGCCCGCACGCGGCCCCACGCCTACGACCTGCTGCTGACCCCTGTGGCGCCAGGAGCACCGGGCCTATGGACTCCGGCCGGCAAGGCCCTGTGGGGCGCGCTGCTGGAACGGGTGGGCGCGCTGACCGGCCACCCCGACGACACCGGGCACGCGGTGGCCTACTGGACCTTTCTGCACGGCGCAGCGGCGCTGGAGCGGGCCGGGCTGTACGGCCAGAGTGGGCCCCAGGGCGGCGTGGAGATCGGCCTGGGGGCGCTGCTGGACCAGATGGAGGCGGCCGGGCACCTGTCCTCGCGGGCAGCGGGGGCGCCCGCGTAGACTGGGGGCATGACCCGCCGCCAGACCGTCAGCGTGAACGTGGGAGGCGTGTTCGTGGGCAGCGCGCACCCCATCGTCGTGCAGAGCATGACGAACACCGACACCGCCAACGCCGAGGCCACGGCCATTCAGATTGCCCAGCTGGCCCGCGCGGGCAGCGAGATCGTGCGCGTGACTGTGAACACCCGCGAAGCCGCCGCCGCCCTCCCCGAGATCGTGGCCCGCCTGCACGAGGTAGGCCTGAACGTGCCCATCGTGGGCGACTTTCACTACAACGGCCACATCCTGCTGCGCGAATTCCCGGAGACGGCCCGCCTGCTCGCCAAGTACCGCATCAACCCCGGCAATGTGGGCGCCGGGCAGCACCACGACGCCAACTTCGCCACCATGATCGAGGTGGCCAAGGAGTTCGACAAGCCGGTGCGCGTGGGCGTGAACTGGGGCAGCCTGGACCAGCAGGTGCTGGCGAAGCTGATGGACGAGAACACCCGCGCCGGCAGCCCGAAAACCGGCACCGACGTGATGATTGACGCGATGGTGGTCTCTGCCCTGGACAGCGCCCGCTACGCCGAGGAACTGGGGTTGCCCCACGACAAGATCCTGATTTCGGTGAAGGTGAGCAGCGCACCCGAACTGTGGAAGGTCTACCGCCAGCTGGCCCCGCTGTGCGACTACCCCCTGCACCTGGGCCTGACCGAAGCCGGCATGGGCATGAAGGGGATTGTGGCTAGCAGCGCGGCCCTGGCACCCCTTCTGATTGACGGCATTGGCGACACCATCCGCGTCTCCCTGACCCCCGAGCCCGGCGCCAGCCGCAAGCTGGAAGTGGAGGTGGCCCAGCAGATTTTGCAGAGCCTGGGGCTGCGCCAGTTTCTGCCGCAGGTCACCTCCTGCCCCGGGTGCGGGCGCACCACCAGCACCTTTTTCCAGGAGCTGGCCCAGAAGATTCAGGATTACATCCGCGACACCATGCCCGAGTGGAAGGCGAAATACCCCGGCGTGGAAGAGATGCAGGTGGCGGTCATGGGCTGCATCGTGAACGGCCCCGGCGAGAGCAAGCACGCCAACATCGGCATTTCGCTGCCCGGCACGGGGGAAGACCCGCGCGCCCCCGTGTACCAGGACGGCAAACTGCTGACCACCCTGAGGGGCCCCCGCATTGCCGAGGATTTTCAGGACTTGCTGGAACAGTACGTGGAGCGCCGCTACGGGCAGGGGGTGGGCGTGTGACCGTCTGGGGGACGGGCAGCCTGGAGAACGAGCACGCCGCCGCCTTTGTGGCCGAGGTGGTGCAGGACGGCGCCTACGCCCTGGCCGAGGCCTTTGATGTGGCCTTGGACCCCGACAACGACCTGCTGGACGCCGAGGAAGGTCACCGCGCCCTGGCCGCCGCCGAGATTCTGGCGGCGGTGCTGACGGGTGACACGGCCAGCCTGACCGACGCCGGGCTGCGCGCGTGGGTGCAGGGCGTGAACCCGGCCGAGCTGGCGCCCCTGCGTGAGGTGGCCCGCGAGGCCCTGGACCGGGTGCTGGGCCCCGGCAGCGAGCTGCCCGACCTGTGGGAGGAGAGCGACGACGCCGAGGCGTGGCGCGAGGACGTGCAGCGCCTGCGCGCCGAACTGGGGTAGGGGATGGCCCCGCCGCTGGACTGGCTGCGGGCCGAGCTGGACGCAGCCGATTCAGGGGCTGCTCAGCGCTGGACGGCTGATTTGCATGCCTGTGCCCAGGCCACGGGCTGGTCACTTGCCCCCTGGGCGGCCACCTCCTCCATGACCGAGTTGCGGGTGTGTGAATTGGTGGCGCCGTATGGTGCGCAGCGGGTGGAGGTGCGCGCCCACGGTTGGTTGCCCCTGCTGGCTTTTGTGGCCGCGCCAGAGCACCGGCCGGCCGGCCTCCCCGGCGAGCCCTGGGAACCCGCCCACCACCCCTACATCAATCCGCCGGAGCTGGCCGCATGGTGGCAGGCCCGGGGCTGGGTGGTGCCGGACGCTGCCTGGCTGAACGGTCGGCCCACGGCAGAGGAACTGGCCCAGCTCAGCCCCCGGGAGGGCGGGTACTTGAAGCGGCTGGGCTGGAACCGGGGGGACGCCCTGCTGCTGTACTGGTAAGCGTTAAGGCGTCGCTGGTCGTCCCTGCTGCCGGGCGTAGTTGCGCCGGAACATCAGGTTGGCCCACCGCAAGCCCAGGCCCTCGTAGAAGGGCACCAGATCGTCGTCGCAGGCCAGGTCCACGGCGTAGAAGTCGGCCAGTTCCGCCAGCAGCCGCTCCATCAGCGCGCGGCCAATGCCTTGCCCCTGATGCTCGGGCCGCACTTCCAGCAGCGGAACAAAAGCGGTCAGCACGCCGTCGCTGACCGCCTGCACAAACCCGATCACCTGCCCGCCCTGCACCGCCAGCACAAAGCGGTACGACCCCGCCAGCAGGCGGTAAAACGTTTCTGGGCTGGGCGGGTTGGGCCACCCTACGAAAAACCCCGTGAGCTGCGCGGGCGAGATGCCCTCCAGCGTGGTCTGAAGGCTGTAAGCAGAAGAATCTTGTTCGGTCACGCCGTCAGGCTAAAGACCCCCCGGCCAGGCCGCATCCGCCACCTGCCCTATCGCGCCCCGCTTCCCGCCTCCTGCTCCCCGCTTTAAAACCGCAGTTCCAGCCCCACCCCGGCCCCCAGTTGCCCGGCGCTGCTGGCCCGCACAAAGGCCCGCCAGCCGGCCGGGCCCAGCACGGGGCCGCGCAGGCCGGCCTCGCCGTACAGGGCAAAGCGGCTCTCACTGCTGCCGCCCGGGGCGGGCGTGGGCACAGTCAGTTCGCCGCCCACCGTGGTAAAGGCGTCCACGCGGCTGAGGGGCAGATTCAGGTCGCGCAGGGTCAGCCCGGCGGCGTAGCGGCTGGCGGTGCCTGCGCCGGATTGCCAGGGGCGTTCGGCGCTGGCTTCCAGCCCCAGGGTGCCC
Encoded proteins:
- a CDS encoding TetR/AcrR family transcriptional regulator; the protein is MPYPAKLTPEAIQAAAWALLEQGGPAALGMRPLAEALGVRPSSLYRHVGSREALLTTLAEQAASALRTELTAAAGLPPRAALAAVAQAYWHFARTRPHAYDLLLTPVAPGAPGLWTPAGKALWGALLERVGALTGHPDDTGHAVAYWTFLHGAAALERAGLYGQSGPQGGVEIGLGALLDQMEAAGHLSSRAAGAPA
- the ispG gene encoding flavodoxin-dependent (E)-4-hydroxy-3-methylbut-2-enyl-diphosphate synthase, producing the protein MTRRQTVSVNVGGVFVGSAHPIVVQSMTNTDTANAEATAIQIAQLARAGSEIVRVTVNTREAAAALPEIVARLHEVGLNVPIVGDFHYNGHILLREFPETARLLAKYRINPGNVGAGQHHDANFATMIEVAKEFDKPVRVGVNWGSLDQQVLAKLMDENTRAGSPKTGTDVMIDAMVVSALDSARYAEELGLPHDKILISVKVSSAPELWKVYRQLAPLCDYPLHLGLTEAGMGMKGIVASSAALAPLLIDGIGDTIRVSLTPEPGASRKLEVEVAQQILQSLGLRQFLPQVTSCPGCGRTTSTFFQELAQKIQDYIRDTMPEWKAKYPGVEEMQVAVMGCIVNGPGESKHANIGISLPGTGEDPRAPVYQDGKLLTTLRGPRIAEDFQDLLEQYVERRYGQGVGV
- a CDS encoding DUF4259 domain-containing protein; amino-acid sequence: MTVWGTGSLENEHAAAFVAEVVQDGAYALAEAFDVALDPDNDLLDAEEGHRALAAAEILAAVLTGDTASLTDAGLRAWVQGVNPAELAPLREVAREALDRVLGPGSELPDLWEESDDAEAWREDVQRLRAELG
- a CDS encoding GNAT family N-acetyltransferase encodes the protein MTEQDSSAYSLQTTLEGISPAQLTGFFVGWPNPPSPETFYRLLAGSYRFVLAVQGGQVIGFVQAVSDGVLTAFVPLLEVRPEHQGQGIGRALMERLLAELADFYAVDLACDDDLVPFYEGLGLRWANLMFRRNYARQQGRPATP